Below is a window of Ralstonia nicotianae DNA.
GGCCATGACCTGGCCGCGCGGGTCGATGGCCTGCACGCGCCGCGCGCCGGGATGGAAGGCGCGCACCATCCGGTGCGGCCTCTCCCCCTCGGCCGTCTCCAGCCGATGCGGCCCCAGCACCGCGAACGGGTCGCCCAGCCGGCCGTGCGTCAGCGCGTCCAGCGTGTTCCGGTCGAGGCCGGGCGGCAGCGCGGGCGCAGGCTCCTGGGCCGCCGCGCTGGGCGTGGCCGGCCGGGTGGCCGTGGCGAAGTCATGGGCCGAGGTCACGGCGGGCCTCCGAGCGGATCCCGCGCCACGGGCGGCGCCACGTCCGCCGGCAGCAGCCGGCGCGCCACCCGCGCCAGGCCCGCCAGCGGGATCGGCAGCCACGTCGGCCGGTTGGCCGCTTCGTAGTTGACCTCGTAGGCCGCCTTCTCCAACAGGAACAGGTCGAGCAGGTCCAGATCGAGCATGCAGGCGCCGTCATCGGAACCGGGGGCCAGGATGGCGGCCGCGTAGGCCTCCAGGAAGCGCTCGGTGGACGCATTGCGGAAGCGTTCGAGCAGCTGGTCGCGCCGCTCCTGCGCCGGTCCGGCCACATGCTCGGGGCCCTGCCGCATGGCGCCCACCACGTAGTCGAGCGAGCGCACCAGCCCGGCCACGTCGCGCAGCGGGCTGGTCTTGCGCCGGCGCTCGTCCACCGGCCGCGACGGCTCGCCCTCGAAGTCGATCAGGTAGGCATCGCCCTGCGCCACCAGCACCTGGCCGAGGTGGAAGTCGCCGTGGACGCGCGCCAGCATCGCGCCCAGGCCGCCCTGCGCGCGTTCGCGGGCGGCTTCCAGCAGGGCATCGCGCTGCGACAGCAGCCAGCCGACCTCGGCGCGCGGTCCGTTGGCCGCCTGCCATGCCGCGAGGTGGTCGAGCGCGCGGGCCAGCTCCTCGTCCACGCGCGCGGTCCAGAAGGCTGCGTCGTCGGCGTCGGCGGCGCGGGTGCCGAAGGCCGGATCGTCAGACGGCCCGGCCAGCGCGACGTGCAGCTCGCCCAGCCGCGTGCCGATCGCGCCGATGAAGGCCAGGTAGCCCGCCAGCGCTTCGTCGGTATCGGTGCGCGCTTCCGAGACGGCGGTGGGCGCCGCGTCGCCGTCGCCGGCCGAGACGGCCTCCGTCAGCACCGCCAGCTCATCGATGGTGCGGCGCAGGTAGTCGAGTGCCCATGTCCACGCATCGCCCTGGTTGGGCACGAAGCTCTGGAGCACGGCCAGCGTGCTGCGCTCGCCGTCCGCGCCCTCGTGCGCGATCTCGCCGATCAGCGCGGCCGTGTTGGCATAGCCGATGCGCGTGAGGTGGCGCGTCATCTCCACTTCCGGATGCACACCCGCCGCCACCCGGCGGATCAGCTTGACGATGACCGATTCGCCGATCACCAGCGAGCTGTTGGACTGCTCCGCCGCCAGCCACTGCACCGGCGCGTCGGGCGCCAGCGGCAGCGGCGCCGGGCGCACCGCCGCGGTTTCGGCGGCCACCGGCGGCTCGGCCAGTTCGGCCAGGTGCGGCTCGGGCTCGAAATGCACGCGGCCGTCGCTGGCCTCCAGCGTGACGCCGCGCACCAGGTTGGCCAGCAGCACACGGGCGAAGGTCTCGGTGGTGAAGGCATCGGTCAGGTAGCCGACATGGCGGCCGCGCCGCACGCGCGCCAGCGCCAGCTGGATCGGCAGCGCGGGCAGCGTGGCGCTCTCCCACGCGATCGACAGCGGCAGCAGGTAGCGCTCGGTGCGCTCGGTGCCGTCCGCGTCGCCCAGCGTGACGGCGATCTCGTTGATGAACACCTCGGGCCGGGTCGCCCCCGCCAGCGGCCGGTTGGTGGAGGCCGCATCCACCGGCAGCTCGGTGCCCCAGGCGAAGTGCGCGCCGCGCAGCACGCTGTCCTTGGCCGCGAACCAGCGGCGCTTGGGCAGGTAGGTCGGCAGGATCTCGCGCTCGACCAGCTGGCGGTGCGCCTCGCGCTGGCGTGTGTCGGCCAGCGCATCGAGCCTCGCGCGCAGCACCAGCGTGGTGAACTCGGGCAACTGCTCCGCGGCCGGCTGCGCCCACGACGGGCCGGGCTCGTTCTCGCGCAGCTCCAGCCAGTAGAACGCATAGGGCGGCAGCGTCAGCAGATAGGGCAACTGGCCGATCGGCGGGAAGGCCGTCCCGCCGATCAACTCCACCGGCACGCGCTGCGCATAGGCGGCCAGGTCCAGCTCCACCGCCTGCGAGGCCCGGGACAGATTCGCCACGCACAGGATGGGGGCCTCGCCTTCCAGCGCGCGCGCATAGGCCAGCACCTTGCGGTTGGCCGGCTGCAGGAACTGGATGCTGCCGCGCCCGAACACGCGGTGGCGCTTGCGCGTGGCCAGCAGCCGGCGCGTCCAGTTCAGCAGCGAATGCGCGTCGCGCGTCTGCGCCTCCACGTTGACCGATTCATAGCCGTACAGCGAGCCCATGATGGCCGGCAGCACCAGCTGCTCCGGATCGGCGCGCGAGAAGCCGCCGTTGCGGTCGGGCGACCACTGCATCGGCGTGCGCACGCCGTCGCGGTCGCCCAGGTGGATGTTGTCGCCCATGCCGATCTCGTCGCCGTAGTACATCACCGGCGTGCCGGGCATCGAGAACAGCAGGCTGTTCATCAGCTCCACGCGGCGGCGGTCGCGCTCCAGCAGCGGCGCCAGGCGCCGGCGGATGCCGAGATTGAGCCGCGCGCGGCGGTCGCTGGCGTAGACCTCCCACAGGTAGTCGCGCTCCGCGTCGGTCACCATCTCCAGCGTCAGCTCGTCGTGGTTGCGCAGGAAGATGGCCCACTGGCAGGTGGGCGGCACCTCGGGCGTCTGCCGCATGATGTCGGTGATCGGGAAGCGGTCCTCCCGCGCGATCGCCATGTACATGCGCGGCATCAGCGGAAAGTGGAAGGCCATGTGGCACTCGTCGCCGTTGCCGAAGTATTCCTGTGTGTCTTCGGGCCACTGGTTGGCTTCGGCCAGCAGCAGGCGGTTCTTGAATTCCGCGTCCATCGCCGCGCGGATCTTGCGCAGCACGGCGTGCGTCTCGGGCAGGTTCTCGTTGGCGGTGCCCTCGCGCTCCACCAGGTAGGGCACGGCATCGAGCCGCAGGCCGTCCACGCCCAGGTTGAGCCAGAACTTCATCACGCCCAGCACGGCCTTGAGCACGCGCGGGTTGTCGAAGTTCAGGTCGGGCTGGTGCGAATAGAAGCGGTGCCAGTAGTAGGCGTTGGCCACCGGGTCCCAGGTCCAGTTGGAGGGCTCGGTGTCGATGAAGATGATGCGCGTGCCGGCGTATTTCTTGTCGTGGTCCGACCACACGTAGAAGTCGCGCAGCGCGGAGCCCGCCTTGGCGCGCCGCGCGCGCTGGAACCACGGGTGCTGGTCCGAGGTGTGGTTGATGACCAGCTCGGTAATGACGCGCAGGCCGCGCGCGTGCGCCTCGGCAATGAAGCGGCGCGCGTCGGCCATGGTGCCGTAGTCGGGGTGCACGCCGCGGTATTCGGCGATGTCGTAGCCGT
It encodes the following:
- the treS gene encoding maltose alpha-D-glucosyltransferase, which encodes MTRNPTVLLVDDALWYKDAVIYQLHVKSFCDSDNDGVGDFPGLISKLDYIAELGVDAIWLLPFYPSPRRDDGYDIAEYRGVHPDYGTMADARRFIAEAHARGLRVITELVINHTSDQHPWFQRARRAKAGSALRDFYVWSDHDKKYAGTRIIFIDTEPSNWTWDPVANAYYWHRFYSHQPDLNFDNPRVLKAVLGVMKFWLNLGVDGLRLDAVPYLVEREGTANENLPETHAVLRKIRAAMDAEFKNRLLLAEANQWPEDTQEYFGNGDECHMAFHFPLMPRMYMAIAREDRFPITDIMRQTPEVPPTCQWAIFLRNHDELTLEMVTDAERDYLWEVYASDRRARLNLGIRRRLAPLLERDRRRVELMNSLLFSMPGTPVMYYGDEIGMGDNIHLGDRDGVRTPMQWSPDRNGGFSRADPEQLVLPAIMGSLYGYESVNVEAQTRDAHSLLNWTRRLLATRKRHRVFGRGSIQFLQPANRKVLAYARALEGEAPILCVANLSRASQAVELDLAAYAQRVPVELIGGTAFPPIGQLPYLLTLPPYAFYWLELRENEPGPSWAQPAAEQLPEFTTLVLRARLDALADTRQREAHRQLVEREILPTYLPKRRWFAAKDSVLRGAHFAWGTELPVDAASTNRPLAGATRPEVFINEIAVTLGDADGTERTERYLLPLSIAWESATLPALPIQLALARVRRGRHVGYLTDAFTTETFARVLLANLVRGVTLEASDGRVHFEPEPHLAELAEPPVAAETAAVRPAPLPLAPDAPVQWLAAEQSNSSLVIGESVIVKLIRRVAAGVHPEVEMTRHLTRIGYANTAALIGEIAHEGADGERSTLAVLQSFVPNQGDAWTWALDYLRRTIDELAVLTEAVSAGDGDAAPTAVSEARTDTDEALAGYLAFIGAIGTRLGELHVALAGPSDDPAFGTRAADADDAAFWTARVDEELARALDHLAAWQAANGPRAEVGWLLSQRDALLEAARERAQGGLGAMLARVHGDFHLGQVLVAQGDAYLIDFEGEPSRPVDERRRKTSPLRDVAGLVRSLDYVVGAMRQGPEHVAGPAQERRDQLLERFRNASTERFLEAYAAAILAPGSDDGACMLDLDLLDLFLLEKAAYEVNYEAANRPTWLPIPLAGLARVARRLLPADVAPPVARDPLGGPP